The sequence ACTTCCCGTTCGGCGGCACCGCTGTGCTCATCATGGTCGGCGTCGGTCTCGAGACCGTGAAGCAGATCGAGAGCCAACTCATGCAGCGGAACTACGAAGGGTTCCTGCGGTAGATGCGACTCGTTCTGGTTGGCCCGCCGGGCGCGGGCAAGGGCACGCAGGCGGAATTCATCGCCGCGCACCTCTCGGTGCCGAAGATCTCGACCGGTGACATCTTCCGGGCGAACGTCTCGCAGGGCACCCCGCTGGGTGTCGAGGCCAAGCGGTACATGGACGCCGGCAAGCTGGTCCCGGACGAGGTCACCATCAACATGGTCCGGGACCGGCTCGCCGAGCCGGACGCCGCCGAGGGCTTCCTGCTCGACGGCTTCCCGCGTACGACGCCGCAGGCCGCCGCGCTGGACAAGCTCCTCGCGGACCTCGGCACCGCGCTGGACCTGGTGCTGGAGCTGGTCGTTGACGACGACGAGGTGATCCGGCGGCTCTCCGGCCGGCGCACCTGCCGCGGCTGCGGCAAGATCTGGCACGTCGAGTTCGACGCCACCACCCGCGAGGGCATCTGCGACCGCTGCGGTGCCGAGCTGTTCCAGCGGGACGACGACAAGCCGGAGACGATCGCGGCCCGCCTGCGGGAGTACGCCGAGAAGACGGCGCCGCTGGTCGACTACTACGGCGCCCAGAACAAGCTGGTCGGGATCGACGCCACCGGGCCGGTGGAGGACGTCACGGTCCGCGCCATAGACGCGCTGCGGTCGTACGGCGGCTGAGGTCCTGCCGGACTCCGGCGGATAGAGTGCGATCAGCGGGGTACGTGCGACGTGCCCCGCTGATCGCTGTCCGGCAACGAAAGGTATTGGCTCCATGCGCCGTCCCCAGCTGGACATCCAGCTGAAGACCCCCGACCAGATCGAGAAGATGCGGGCCGCCGGCCTGGTGGTCGCCGAGGCCCTGCGTCGGATGCGGGAGGCCGTCGCCCCCGGCGTCAGCACCGCCGACCTGGACGCGATCGCCGAGTCGACGATCCGCGAGGCCGGGGCCGTCCCCTCGTTCAAGGGCTACCACGGCTTCCCCGCCTCGATCTGCTCCTCGGTGAACGAGCAGGTGGTGCACGCCATCCCGTCGGCGCAGCAGGTGCTCCGCGACGGCGACGTGATCTCCATCGACTGCGGCGCGGTGCTGAACGGCTGGCACGGCGACGCCGCGATCACCGTGGGCGTGGGCGAGGTCGACCCGGCATTGCTGAAGATGGCCGAGGTGGCGGAGGACGCCATGTGGGCCGGGATCGCCGCCGCCGCCCGGGGCGCCGCCAGCGGCAAGGGCCGGCTGACCGACATCTCGCACGCGGTGGAGAACGCGGTCCGCAAGGGCGGCCGGTACGGCATCGTCGACGGCTACGGCGGGCACGGCATCGGCACCGAGATGCACCAGGACCCGCACGTGCTCAACCACGGGCGGCCCGGCAAGGGTCCGCGCCTGGTGCCGGGCCTGGCGCTGGCCATCGAGCCGATGATCACGATGGGGTCGCCGCGTACCGTCGAACTGGCCGACGGTTGGACGGTCGTCACCCGGGACCGGTCGATGGCGGTGCACGTGGAGCACTCGATGGCGCTGCTCGAGGATGGGGTCTGGGTGCTCACCGCCTTCGACGGCGGGCGGGCCCGCCTCGGTGACCTGGTCACGTCCCGCCAGCCGGCCGACTCCCCGGCGGTCTGACCGCGGCGCTTCGGATCGCCCCCGCGACGGTTGGCCCTCTCAGTCGCCGTTCGCGCAGCTCGCGCCGGAGCGTACGGGCTGTCCGGATCGGCGGGTGGCGGGGTGGTGCCATGCTGGGCGGCATGGACGGGCGGGACGGAATGCGGGCCGCCGACGCCGACCGCCGGGCGGTGGCCGACCGGCTGCGGATCGCCGTCGACGAGGGCCGGTTGGACCTGCACGATTACGACGAGCGGCTGCAGCGGGCCTATGCCGCCCGGACGTACGCCGAGCTGGACGGCCTGGTGGCCGACCTGCCGACGCCGGCGGCGCCGGGCGCGTCGACGCTGGCGATGCCGGACGGAACCGACCCGCTGCCGGCGCTCCCGACGGACCTGCGCCCGGTCGTTCGGCGGTGGCTCGCCGAGGTGTGGCAGCCGTATCTCCGGGTGATCCCGATCGTGGTGGCGGTCTGGGCGGTGACCTCGATGCTCGCCGGTGAGGTGCTCTACTTCTGGCCGGCGTGGGTGGCCGGGCCGTGGGGTGCGGTGCTCCTGGTGCGTACCGTCACCGGCGTGGCGGGCGGAGAGCCGCGGCGGTGGGCGGTCGAGCAGGAGCGGCGGGCGGCAAGGCGGGCCCGCAGGCGCCGGGCCAGGGCCGCCGAGCGGAGGCGCCGCGTGGCGCGCCGCGCGGGGGAGCCGGAGGGCGCGGAGCAGGACTGACTGCCCAGAGAGAGGCGGTGCGGATGGTGCGCGTCACTTTTCGTGCCATCCGCCGTGTCGATCGGTGGCCGGTTTGGCGACGGCCCGCACTCGGGCGTACACTTTCAGATCGGCGCACAGCGTCCACTCCGGCATGCCCACTACGCGCTTCGGTGGGAGTCGGAGCCGCGGCTGGCGCGGGCTCTCCGATCTCGGTCGGTTGCCCGTGTAAGACGTTGTGGGCCGTCCGGAGTAACCGACGTCAGGACAGCGGAGGACATGCCGAAAAAAGACGGAGCCATCGAGATCGAGGGTCGGGTCATCGAGCCCCTGCCGAACGCAATGTTCCGGGTGGAGCTCGCGAACGGCCACAAGGTGCTGGCTCACATCAGCGGCAAGATGCGGCAGCACTACATCCGTATCCTGCCGGAGGACCGGGTCGTCGTCGAACTCTCGCCGTACGACCTGACCCGCGGGCGCATCGTCTACCGCTACAAGTAATCCTGACGACGGCCGGGACGTCCCCGTGTCCGTCTTCGACGTCCGGCGTCGCGCGTGGTCGCGTCACCGGGCCAGATGGGAAGTAAGGCAACCGTGAAGGTCAAGCCGAGCGTCAAGAGGATCTGCAACAAGTGCCGGGTGATCCGCCGGCACGGCCGGGTCATGGTCATCTGCACCGACCCGCGCCACAAGCAGCGCCAGGGCTGAACCAGTCCCACCGGTCGTGACACGGCCGGTCGGATCGGTCCGGGCCGCAGATCCAGACAGCACATCATCAGCTCGTTCCAGCCGCGAGCGGTACGCAGTGCGTACTCAATCGTGGTTGACCCCCGGTCGGAGGCCGGGGCCCGCTCGGGCACGACCGATCCCGGTCGCCGGCGCTGACAGCGTCGGAAGGACGGGACGGCCGGTAGCGGGGTGGGACGGGTCCAGACCTCCGCCACAACACCACGAGGAGTACGCCCGCACATGGCACGTCTAGTCGGCGTCGACCTCCCCCGCGAGAAGCGGATGGAGATCGCGCTCACCTACATCTTCGGGGTCGGTCGTACCCGCGCCCTGGAGACGCTCACCGCTACCGGCATCTCGCCGGACAAGCGCGTTCGGGACCTCACGGATGAGGAGCTGGTCCAGCTCCGCAGCCACATCGAGGGCAACTACAAGGTTGAAGGCGACCTGCGCCGCGAGGTCGCCGCTGACATCCGCCGCAAGGTCGAGATCGGCTGCTACGCCGGCATCCGGCACCGCCGGGGCCTGCCCGTGCGTGGCCAGCGGACCAAGACCAACGCCCGGACCCGCAAGGGCCCGAAGCGGACCGTCGCCGGCAAGAAGAAGCCCGGCAAGAAGTAACTAGGAGCGCACAGACTTATGCCACCGAAGGCTCGTGCCGGAGCCGCTGTCAAGAAGGTCCGGCGCAAGGAACGCAAGAACGTCGCCCACGGGCAGGCGCACATCAAGAGCACCTTCAACAACACCATCGTGTCGATCACCGACCCGACCGGTGCGGTCATCTCCTGGGCCTCGTCCGGCCAGGTGGGCTTCAAGGGCTCCCGCAAGTCGACCCCGTTCGCCGCGCAGCTCGCCGCCGAGGCCGCCGCGCGTCGGGCGATGGAGCACGGCATGCGCAAGGTCGACGTGTTCGTCAAGGGCCCCGGCTCCGGCCGGGAGACCGCCATCCGTTCGCTGCAGGCCGTGGGCCTCGAGGTCGGGCAGATCTCCGACGTCACCCCGCAGCCGCACAACGGATGCCGTCCGCCGAAGCGTCGCCGGGTCTGAGAGGTTAGAGAGAGATGGCTCGTTACACCGGTGCTGACTGCCGCCGTTGCCGGCGGGAGAAGATGAAGCTGTTCCTCAAGGGCAGCAAGTGCGATGGTCCGAAGTGCCCGTTCGAGTCCCGGCCGTTCCCGCCCGGGCAGCACGGACGCGGCCGCACGAAGGAGACGGAGTACCTGCTCCAGCTCCGTGAGAAGCAGAAGGCCCGTCGTGTCTACGGCGTGCTGGAGAAGCAGTTCCGCGGCTACTACGAAGAGGCCGTGGGCAAGAAGGCCAAGACCGGTGAGGTTCTCCTGCAGATCCTCGAGTCGCGGCTGGAC comes from Micromonospora purpureochromogenes and encodes:
- a CDS encoding adenylate kinase, whose amino-acid sequence is MRLVLVGPPGAGKGTQAEFIAAHLSVPKISTGDIFRANVSQGTPLGVEAKRYMDAGKLVPDEVTINMVRDRLAEPDAAEGFLLDGFPRTTPQAAALDKLLADLGTALDLVLELVVDDDEVIRRLSGRRTCRGCGKIWHVEFDATTREGICDRCGAELFQRDDDKPETIAARLREYAEKTAPLVDYYGAQNKLVGIDATGPVEDVTVRAIDALRSYGG
- the map gene encoding type I methionyl aminopeptidase — protein: MRRPQLDIQLKTPDQIEKMRAAGLVVAEALRRMREAVAPGVSTADLDAIAESTIREAGAVPSFKGYHGFPASICSSVNEQVVHAIPSAQQVLRDGDVISIDCGAVLNGWHGDAAITVGVGEVDPALLKMAEVAEDAMWAGIAAAARGAASGKGRLTDISHAVENAVRKGGRYGIVDGYGGHGIGTEMHQDPHVLNHGRPGKGPRLVPGLALAIEPMITMGSPRTVELADGWTVVTRDRSMAVHVEHSMALLEDGVWVLTAFDGGRARLGDLVTSRQPADSPAV
- a CDS encoding DUF1707 SHOCT-like domain-containing protein, whose amino-acid sequence is MDGRDGMRAADADRRAVADRLRIAVDEGRLDLHDYDERLQRAYAARTYAELDGLVADLPTPAAPGASTLAMPDGTDPLPALPTDLRPVVRRWLAEVWQPYLRVIPIVVAVWAVTSMLAGEVLYFWPAWVAGPWGAVLLVRTVTGVAGGEPRRWAVEQERRAARRARRRRARAAERRRRVARRAGEPEGAEQD
- the infA gene encoding translation initiation factor IF-1, with the translated sequence MPKKDGAIEIEGRVIEPLPNAMFRVELANGHKVLAHISGKMRQHYIRILPEDRVVVELSPYDLTRGRIVYRYK
- the rpmJ gene encoding 50S ribosomal protein L36 — encoded protein: MKVKPSVKRICNKCRVIRRHGRVMVICTDPRHKQRQG
- the rpsM gene encoding 30S ribosomal protein S13; protein product: MARLVGVDLPREKRMEIALTYIFGVGRTRALETLTATGISPDKRVRDLTDEELVQLRSHIEGNYKVEGDLRREVAADIRRKVEIGCYAGIRHRRGLPVRGQRTKTNARTRKGPKRTVAGKKKPGKK
- the rpsK gene encoding 30S ribosomal protein S11, producing MPPKARAGAAVKKVRRKERKNVAHGQAHIKSTFNNTIVSITDPTGAVISWASSGQVGFKGSRKSTPFAAQLAAEAAARRAMEHGMRKVDVFVKGPGSGRETAIRSLQAVGLEVGQISDVTPQPHNGCRPPKRRRV